Part of the Antennarius striatus isolate MH-2024 chromosome 6, ASM4005453v1, whole genome shotgun sequence genome, GACAACACGGCAGAGCGGTGTAAACATTGTGTGAATGAAAGGtgcaaaatatacaaaaaaaaacaacaaaaaaccccccacaaagAACTTGtggaagagcagacagacagtcatATGGGTATACAACACACACGCTCCATAAAGTGAATCCAACAATTAGGTTCAGCTCTGTAGGATTTAtagaaattgcaaaaaaaatctacaggtttatctttattttacataaaaacagtaCGCTTTAAAATAAGGCACTTATTGTCAACAGTCATTTTGGAAGCATTTGCTGAACTCTATGACCACAAACATTCATGGCGATGCACGGCTATGCTTCTGGTTTTCAACGGTGCCCTACAAAGAACTAAATGGGCTTTGCATAGAGTTTTAGTTCCTGTGTTATTTGTACTAATGGAGGGCGGAATCTACGCACATAAACAGCCAATTCAGTAACTCGCAGTCCTAAAATACTATTTTACAGCCTTTGGAGCCATTTTGTAACAACAGCTGAGGATCACATAAAATTCAACCGACCCAACTGCGCTCTGTCGCTGAAGACAATCACTGTTGGGAGTACGggaagaggaataaaactgaGGCTGTGAACTGTGAAGAACGACACCCTGAATCTCAGTTCTGGTCtggacagacaggaaacagtctTCTTTCTAGATGCGTGTCTTTCCCAGATCGACTGGTGTGTCGTTACTGTGGCGATCCACGGGGAAGTTCTCctctcagaaaagaaaaaacccaaacatcttTTCCAAGTACAGCTAAAAATGGGTTTGCAATCCACAGAACTACAAATAGCAGTGGGAATAGGCAAAGCCATAAcacattaaatgaaatattcCTCTTTTGAAGGAGCTGTAACCGGGCCAAGTACAATAATTCATCCTAGCTGTTCAGTCTGGATCTGATAAATCAGGAAAGGCACATACgaatttcaagaaaaaaacaaaactctgagATGTTAAACTGTCAGGAAAACCCCAGAGGAGAACAGTTAGATGGAATAAGCAGGTGAACGTCTCATAGAACCTGCCCATCCATGGGAAACACAGCTGCAGAGAAGGTGTCTGAAAAGTGCCAGCTAAGACCACGACGTCATCACGCCCCGATGAGACGGCCTCATTATTTCATCTAAACATCATGTCAGAGATATTTAGGTCTCAGGCAACTGCAAATGAGAAACAAACCTCAAAATTCTGCAactttgtggggtttttttgtttttggagacTTGGGGTTGCCAACCAGCAACGTAAACACACTACAAGCCCAACTCTTCATCCACCGGGACCGACTGGAGCTGGGTGAGAATCTTGGACTCCCCGTCCATCTCCTCTGGATTCCCCAGGGCGGAGCTGGCTTCCACATCCTGCTCTGGCGAGGGGCTCCCCAGGAGCAGCGACTCCCCCCCAGGAAGACCCAACAAAGCGGGGTCCACAGGCAGGTCCCCCTTTCCGCGGACGTCAAACAAAGTTAGGCTAGCTGAGGTGGAAAGGGGGACGGGGCTCCAGGTGGGTTGTGGCAGCAGGGGGGTGGGTGTCACCCCGCTGTACATGGGGCTGAGGGTGAGCATGCTTTCTGGCGTGAGGGCGTTTAGAGTTGTGGGGGCCACTGAGTGGTCCAGCAtgtggggggaggggatggTGGGCGTCCCGGCGTCAGCAGCGGAGTATGGTGGAGACGAGTTGATGAAGCTGAGGGGAGACGTTAGGCcggtgggggcgggggtggggtcCGAGGTGGCGGCGGGCTGGGAGGCTGCGGGAGGGTTGAGAGTGGGACTGACTCCATTAacagggatggggggggcgTCTGGAACAGGTTTCAGGGGTAGGCTGGCCAGCTGAATGCCTGCAGGGATGGTCAGAATCAGCTTACCCTGCTGGACGCTCAGGTAGGGGCCCCCACCCAGGAGAAGGTTAcctatggggggggggacacaaaGACACTCATATGAGATGTGGCACCGCCATCAGCCCTACCGCCACTCGTTTAGAGTGGCGGTAGGgccatgtaaatataaaaaaatcttttttttatccccCAAATAAATTCATGTTACTGTTATTACACATTATTGATTACTCAGCTGAATGAATCACTGGTGATGtcagaaataaaagtgaattttAGTATTACTTCACTTGAATTTAAATTCAAGATTCAAGATCTTGAATTCAACAGTGATTTGGGAGTACCTGGAGGAGCGGAGGGGAGCTGAATGATCCCAGAGTTGAGAAGCTGCACCCCAGGGGCCATGCTGGTTGGGGGGCCCACGCTCTGAAGGGGCCTCAGCTGGTTTATCCTGAGTGGCCCCTGTGGGACTCCTCCAGCTGCGGGAGCTGAAGTCAGGATCTGTAGAGGCACTCCGgcggaggagatggagagagacgGGCTGGCAGGTACCACTTGTGGGAAAGAGATGGCGGACGAAGTTTGGATAGGGGACACTGGTACCAGCTGAGGCATGGAGAGGGGGACCAACTGTGCTGATGGGGTGCATTTGGCTTGGGGGCCTGGGACGACTTTTGTCGGGGAAGAGATGGAAATAACTTGGGGGACCTGGATTTTGCTGATGGCGTCTGAGGCTTGGTTGCCCTGCGGGTGTGTCGTCTGCTGAGGGAGCTGAGGGTTCAGCTGTGAGATGGACACTATGGTTGTAGCGCCTTCAGGCAGGCTTGTGGAAGCATCCTGATGGTGCACCAGTCTGTTGCTTGTGTTTTGGAACTGGGGAGCTGAGGAGGTCAGGGGGGCTACTGGCACCAGCTGAGGGCAAGAGGACACCTGGGCTCCTGAGGAATGCTGGACCAGCTGGGAAACGGGGATACCCTGGATGGAAGGCACAACCTGGGGCAGGGACAACACTTGAGGGATGGAGTTACTGGGCGAAACCACGGAGCTGCACTGGTTCAACTGGGAGCCAGCAGAGGCAAAGGTAACATACTCTCCTTGTGGACTGGACAGAGGTAGGGCGGAAGAAGAGAACACCATGCCTGTAGATGGCAGAGACGCTGGGAGGGCGAGGGAGTCTTGTTGTCGGGTGTTTTGTGCTAAGACTATTGAAGGCATGCTGTTTGGGGACGTCAGAGTTGGGGAGGAGGGGgataaagatgaagaagaggacgaTGCTGTCTGGCTTCCTCTGTCTGTATCAGGGGCACTGATGAAATCCATCGCATTGTCACTGTCTGTCTTCGCTCGTACGGGATTAGcgatgatggatggagggttTGACGCCGGTGTTGTGTTCGTGCTCAAAATGACTGCCGGAAGGACGCTCGGCTTGGCCTCCATGGAGGAAACCTCCGTCTGTGGAACGGACACGTCCTGCTGCGGCTGCACACTGAGGCCTGGTTTGGTTATGACCTGAGCCCCATTCAGTATCAGAGGGGGGTTGGCTGCCACGGGACTCAGAGTAACCGTCTGGCAATCCCCCAAGTTTAACCCATTAATTATGACACCGGCCCCCGTGCTGGAGATGAGTGGGTTTCCATTAAGAAGTAACGACTGGGAGGTGGTGAGGAAACCACCGGAGCCGTTGAGGATGAGCTGCCCTCCGTTGCTACAGGGGACGGCAGACAGGGAGATGATGGAGGCTGTGGAGCCAGCAGCCTCCTCCGGCTTGTCGGGGGTGTCGTCCATGGGGCTGGCTTCATCCTCGGTGCTGTGGTTCCCATCAGACTCACTGGAACAGAGGAAAAATAAAGGGGTCAAATAAAAGATGTCCTCTAGTTcccaaataaaacacatttataagaCTGCTTTCCTTCACAATCAGGCAAATCCATCACAAAGAGATTCAGAGAAATGAATCCATGCATTTGTTTATTCCACGTCGGACTATTGAAATTCCTTATTATCAAGACGTTCAAATGAGTCTTAAAAGACTCTCCAGTCTCTACTGTTCCTCgcagacacacaccagtgtTGGTTCCCTGTGTTAAAGCCTATAACGGTCAGACATCAACATGTCTTAAGAACCTGCAGTACCCTACTATCCTACTACCCGACTTCAACACTTAAAGGATGCAGTTGTACTTGTGATCCCTCGGCGTCCAAAATTAGAACCTGTCCACTTATCAGACTCCTCTACTGTGGAACTACATTCCAAACTCAGTACGAGACACAGACACCCACTCCACGATTAAGAGGAGGATTAAAACTTTGGTTTTTGATCAAGCTTTATCTAGTTTGGCTTGGTCTAGTCCTTAGCTATGCTGCTATGGACTAAGACTGCTGGGGGacatcccatgatgcactgagctcctctctcttcttctccacACATTCATGTCTCATTAATTCATATCAATAACTTaattcttccctggagtctttGTGCTGTCATCACACAGTGGATTGATTACCTGCTGGGACGATGGCAGACAGTCAACATCGTCATCAAAACTATTATTATGATCATTATTATCACATTAGATTGGATTTGCTTGAGGTTTCTGTCTGATAAAAGGCAGTTTTTCCTCCCCGGCTCCATCTTCTAACTCATGAGGACACTGTTTGGTCTCTGGACATTCTTTTTTGTGATTTGGCTAACACAATAATACAACTCACTTGAACTAATAACCGGATAAATGAGAAGCAAATACGAAAAGCAGCCTGGATTATTACTCAAAACTCCATTAGACTGAAAAGGTAACAGATTATCTTGTCACCAAAGAGCCATAACACAATATTGAGTTAGCTTGCCTCTGATTGGACTATTgcgcgagcacacacacacacacacacacacacacacacacacacacacacacacacacacacacacacacacacacacacacacacacacatcgttcCTGCTGAAATAAGTTTTGCAGCCCTTCAAGACAGCTTTTAAAAATgcactttcttttttctaagTTTG contains:
- the six5 gene encoding homeobox protein SIX5; protein product: MASLSLESTEQSENSAEEPTATEFKEENDPVQVSEQLLQSFQKSALSFSTDQVSCLCEALLQAGNVDRLWRFLSTIPPSSELLRGNETLLKAQALVAFHREEFKELYGILESYVFHPSNHGFLQDLYLKARYKEAERTRGRSLGAVDKYRLRKKFPLPKTIWDGEETVYCFKEKSRNALKECYKSNRYPTPDEKKNLAKVTGLSLTQVSNWFKNRRQRDRTPSGTHSKSESDGNHSTEDEASPMDDTPDKPEEAAGSTASIISLSAVPCSNGGQLILNGSGGFLTTSQSLLLNGNPLISSTGAGVIINGLNLGDCQTVTLSPVAANPPLILNGAQVITKPGLSVQPQQDVSVPQTEVSSMEAKPSVLPAVILSTNTTPASNPPSIIANPVRAKTDSDNAMDFISAPDTDRGSQTASSSSSSLSPSSPTLTSPNSMPSIVLAQNTRQQDSLALPASLPSTGMVFSSSALPLSSPQGEYVTFASAGSQLNQCSSVVSPSNSIPQVLSLPQVVPSIQGIPVSQLVQHSSGAQVSSCPQLVPVAPLTSSAPQFQNTSNRLVHHQDASTSLPEGATTIVSISQLNPQLPQQTTHPQGNQASDAISKIQVPQVISISSPTKVVPGPQAKCTPSAQLVPLSMPQLVPVSPIQTSSAISFPQVVPASPSLSISSAGVPLQILTSAPAAGGVPQGPLRINQLRPLQSVGPPTSMAPGVQLLNSGIIQLPSAPPGNLLLGGGPYLSVQQGKLILTIPAGIQLASLPLKPVPDAPPIPVNGVSPTLNPPAASQPAATSDPTPAPTGLTSPLSFINSSPPYSAADAGTPTIPSPHMLDHSVAPTTLNALTPESMLTLSPMYSGVTPTPLLPQPTWSPVPLSTSASLTLFDVRGKGDLPVDPALLGLPGGESLLLGSPSPEQDVEASSALGNPEEMDGESKILTQLQSVPVDEELGL